In Ostrea edulis chromosome 6, xbOstEdul1.1, whole genome shotgun sequence, a single window of DNA contains:
- the LOC130047096 gene encoding uncharacterized protein LOC130047096 isoform X4, whose protein sequence is MKQNEKYWIKDNVVERSVVTKGCQTKVNVLNSTTIEDNILSKCFQFCSESSDTVGIQENNCSCLSNLNNGFDNVCDDQCVWTNEQCKEIAAFSVYERKDYKSILSGYRFDRCITLFYTQQLFWTKTDCSKKCHYICQKNGDLLVNSQEEVTWLEAVSICARNQSVLANILPETNVKLPRNARYRLSYWVGIRQHYETVSDDKSVCHYIERYKANDILYGAETCTKELHYICLNEDTTSTSMVKPSDSTTQHPVSVTNHQGFGAHKLFKEVVESKFLLKDMRKLSPLRQTYSLGGVSQCCEQLCTEDRQLFLPIDNAQIEYDSSTL, encoded by the exons atgaaacaaaatgaaaagtaCTGGATTAAAGATAATGTGGTGGAAAGAAGCGTCGTGACCAAAG GTTGCCAGACGAAAGTAAACGTTTTGAATTCGACTACAATAGAAGACAATATTCTTTCAAAATGCTTTCAATTCTGCTCCGAATCTAGCGACACAGTTGGGATACAG GAAAACAACTGTTCCTGTCTTTCAAATCTGAATAACGGCTTCGATAATGTCTGTGATGATCAATGTGTATGGACGAACGAACAATGTAAAGAAATAGCTGCATTTTCTGTTTATGAAAGAAAAG ATTATAAAAGCATCCTGAGTGGTTATCGTTTCGACCGTTGTATTACCCTATTTTACACCCAACAACTGTTTTGGACTAAAACTGATTGCTCAAAGAAATGTCACTATATATGTCAAA AAAATGGAGATTTACTTGTAAACTCCCAAGAAGAGGTTACTTGGCTGGAGGCTGTTTCCATATGTGCTAGGAATCAATCAGTGTTGGCGAACATTCTACCAGAAACTAACGTTAAATTGCCCCGAAATGCTAGATATCGTCTATCGTATTGGGTTGGAATACGGCAACACTATGAAACAG TTTCAGATGATAAATCTGTATGCCATTACATTGAGCGTTATAAAGCAAACGATATTCTATATGGAGCAGAGACGTGTACGAAGGAGTTACACTACATTTGTTTGAATG AAGACACTACATCCACAAGTATGGTTAAACCAAGTGATTCTACAACTCAACACCCAGTATCGGTCACAAATCATCAAG GTTTCGGTGCCCACAAGCTCTTCAAAGAGGTGGTGGAGAGCAAGTTCCTGCTAAAAGATATGAGGAAGTTATCTCCCCTGCGCCAAACCTACAGCCTTGGAGGTGTTTCACAGTGTTGTGAACAGCTTTGCACCGAAGACCGCCAACTTTTTCTACCCATTGATAATGCCCAG ATTGAGTATGACAGCTCTACACTTTAA
- the LOC130047096 gene encoding uncharacterized protein LOC130047096 isoform X1 has product MITMDKYKYFRVWILFSSVVIHVHASTVKVEKVYLNWTYSNEACVLLDFLSVKPNFKTLVADMKQNEKYWIKDNVVERSVVTKGCQTKVNVLNSTTIEDNILSKCFQFCSESSDTVGIQENNCSCLSNLNNGFDNVCDDQCVWTNEQCKEIAAFSVYERKDYKSILSGYRFDRCITLFYTQQLFWTKTDCSKKCHYICQKNGDLLVNSQEEVTWLEAVSICARNQSVLANILPETNVKLPRNARYRLSYWVGIRQHYETVSDDKSVCHYIERYKANDILYGAETCTKELHYICLNEDTTSTSMVKPSDSTTQHPVSVTNHQGFGAHKLFKEVVESKFLLKDMRKLSPLRQTYSLGGVSQCCEQLCTEDRQLFLPIDNAQIEYDSSTL; this is encoded by the exons ATGATTACAATGGATAAGTACAAATATTTTCGAGTTTGGATTCTATTTTCTTCTGTTG TGATACATGTCCAtgcatcaactgtgaaagtgGAAAAAGTATACCTCAATTGGACATACTCGAACGAGGCATGTGTCTTACTGGATTTCCTTAGTGTGAAACCCAATTTTAAGACGCTTGTGGCGGacatgaaacaaaatgaaaagtaCTGGATTAAAGATAATGTGGTGGAAAGAAGCGTCGTGACCAAAG GTTGCCAGACGAAAGTAAACGTTTTGAATTCGACTACAATAGAAGACAATATTCTTTCAAAATGCTTTCAATTCTGCTCCGAATCTAGCGACACAGTTGGGATACAG GAAAACAACTGTTCCTGTCTTTCAAATCTGAATAACGGCTTCGATAATGTCTGTGATGATCAATGTGTATGGACGAACGAACAATGTAAAGAAATAGCTGCATTTTCTGTTTATGAAAGAAAAG ATTATAAAAGCATCCTGAGTGGTTATCGTTTCGACCGTTGTATTACCCTATTTTACACCCAACAACTGTTTTGGACTAAAACTGATTGCTCAAAGAAATGTCACTATATATGTCAAA AAAATGGAGATTTACTTGTAAACTCCCAAGAAGAGGTTACTTGGCTGGAGGCTGTTTCCATATGTGCTAGGAATCAATCAGTGTTGGCGAACATTCTACCAGAAACTAACGTTAAATTGCCCCGAAATGCTAGATATCGTCTATCGTATTGGGTTGGAATACGGCAACACTATGAAACAG TTTCAGATGATAAATCTGTATGCCATTACATTGAGCGTTATAAAGCAAACGATATTCTATATGGAGCAGAGACGTGTACGAAGGAGTTACACTACATTTGTTTGAATG AAGACACTACATCCACAAGTATGGTTAAACCAAGTGATTCTACAACTCAACACCCAGTATCGGTCACAAATCATCAAG GTTTCGGTGCCCACAAGCTCTTCAAAGAGGTGGTGGAGAGCAAGTTCCTGCTAAAAGATATGAGGAAGTTATCTCCCCTGCGCCAAACCTACAGCCTTGGAGGTGTTTCACAGTGTTGTGAACAGCTTTGCACCGAAGACCGCCAACTTTTTCTACCCATTGATAATGCCCAG ATTGAGTATGACAGCTCTACACTTTAA
- the LOC130047096 gene encoding uncharacterized protein LOC130047096 isoform X2 gives MITMDKYKYFRVWILFSSVVIHVHASTVKVEKVYLNWTYSNEACVLLDFLSVKPNFKTLVADMKQNEKYWIKDNVVERSVVTKGCQTKVNVLNSTTIEDNILSKCFQFCSESSDTVGIQENNCSCLSNLNNGFDNVCDDQCVWTNEQCKEIAAFSVYERKDYKSILSGYRFDRCITLFYTQQLFWTKTDCSKKCHYICQKNGDLLVNSQEEVTWLEAVSICARNQSVLANILPETNVKLPRNARYRLSYWVGIRQHYETDDKSVCHYIERYKANDILYGAETCTKELHYICLNEDTTSTSMVKPSDSTTQHPVSVTNHQGFGAHKLFKEVVESKFLLKDMRKLSPLRQTYSLGGVSQCCEQLCTEDRQLFLPIDNAQIEYDSSTL, from the exons ATGATTACAATGGATAAGTACAAATATTTTCGAGTTTGGATTCTATTTTCTTCTGTTG TGATACATGTCCAtgcatcaactgtgaaagtgGAAAAAGTATACCTCAATTGGACATACTCGAACGAGGCATGTGTCTTACTGGATTTCCTTAGTGTGAAACCCAATTTTAAGACGCTTGTGGCGGacatgaaacaaaatgaaaagtaCTGGATTAAAGATAATGTGGTGGAAAGAAGCGTCGTGACCAAAG GTTGCCAGACGAAAGTAAACGTTTTGAATTCGACTACAATAGAAGACAATATTCTTTCAAAATGCTTTCAATTCTGCTCCGAATCTAGCGACACAGTTGGGATACAG GAAAACAACTGTTCCTGTCTTTCAAATCTGAATAACGGCTTCGATAATGTCTGTGATGATCAATGTGTATGGACGAACGAACAATGTAAAGAAATAGCTGCATTTTCTGTTTATGAAAGAAAAG ATTATAAAAGCATCCTGAGTGGTTATCGTTTCGACCGTTGTATTACCCTATTTTACACCCAACAACTGTTTTGGACTAAAACTGATTGCTCAAAGAAATGTCACTATATATGTCAAA AAAATGGAGATTTACTTGTAAACTCCCAAGAAGAGGTTACTTGGCTGGAGGCTGTTTCCATATGTGCTAGGAATCAATCAGTGTTGGCGAACATTCTACCAGAAACTAACGTTAAATTGCCCCGAAATGCTAGATATCGTCTATCGTATTGGGTTGGAATACGGCAACACTATGAAACAG ATGATAAATCTGTATGCCATTACATTGAGCGTTATAAAGCAAACGATATTCTATATGGAGCAGAGACGTGTACGAAGGAGTTACACTACATTTGTTTGAATG AAGACACTACATCCACAAGTATGGTTAAACCAAGTGATTCTACAACTCAACACCCAGTATCGGTCACAAATCATCAAG GTTTCGGTGCCCACAAGCTCTTCAAAGAGGTGGTGGAGAGCAAGTTCCTGCTAAAAGATATGAGGAAGTTATCTCCCCTGCGCCAAACCTACAGCCTTGGAGGTGTTTCACAGTGTTGTGAACAGCTTTGCACCGAAGACCGCCAACTTTTTCTACCCATTGATAATGCCCAG ATTGAGTATGACAGCTCTACACTTTAA
- the LOC130047096 gene encoding uncharacterized protein LOC130047096 isoform X3, producing MITMDKYKYFRVWILFSSVVIHVHASTVKVEKVYLNWTYSNEACVLLDFLSVKPNFKTLVADMKQNEKYWIKDNVVERSVVTKGCQTKVNVLNSTTIEDNILSKCFQFCSESSDTVGIQENNCSCLSNLNNGFDNVCDDQCVWTNEQCKEIAAFSVYERKDYKSILSGYRFDRCITLFYTQQLFWTKTDCSKKCHYICQKNGDLLVNSQEEVTWLEAVSICARNQSVLANILPETNVKLPRNARYRLSYWVGIRQHYETVSDDKSVCHYIERYKANDILYGAETCTKELHYICLNEDTTSTSMVKPSDSTTQHPVSVTNHQGKSCQWTKLVYFIRKCLALDFLFNSNLHLDDLIIFHCSEQLKDKTHGLKGFLVFN from the exons ATGATTACAATGGATAAGTACAAATATTTTCGAGTTTGGATTCTATTTTCTTCTGTTG TGATACATGTCCAtgcatcaactgtgaaagtgGAAAAAGTATACCTCAATTGGACATACTCGAACGAGGCATGTGTCTTACTGGATTTCCTTAGTGTGAAACCCAATTTTAAGACGCTTGTGGCGGacatgaaacaaaatgaaaagtaCTGGATTAAAGATAATGTGGTGGAAAGAAGCGTCGTGACCAAAG GTTGCCAGACGAAAGTAAACGTTTTGAATTCGACTACAATAGAAGACAATATTCTTTCAAAATGCTTTCAATTCTGCTCCGAATCTAGCGACACAGTTGGGATACAG GAAAACAACTGTTCCTGTCTTTCAAATCTGAATAACGGCTTCGATAATGTCTGTGATGATCAATGTGTATGGACGAACGAACAATGTAAAGAAATAGCTGCATTTTCTGTTTATGAAAGAAAAG ATTATAAAAGCATCCTGAGTGGTTATCGTTTCGACCGTTGTATTACCCTATTTTACACCCAACAACTGTTTTGGACTAAAACTGATTGCTCAAAGAAATGTCACTATATATGTCAAA AAAATGGAGATTTACTTGTAAACTCCCAAGAAGAGGTTACTTGGCTGGAGGCTGTTTCCATATGTGCTAGGAATCAATCAGTGTTGGCGAACATTCTACCAGAAACTAACGTTAAATTGCCCCGAAATGCTAGATATCGTCTATCGTATTGGGTTGGAATACGGCAACACTATGAAACAG TTTCAGATGATAAATCTGTATGCCATTACATTGAGCGTTATAAAGCAAACGATATTCTATATGGAGCAGAGACGTGTACGAAGGAGTTACACTACATTTGTTTGAATG AAGACACTACATCCACAAGTATGGTTAAACCAAGTGATTCTACAACTCAACACCCAGTATCGGTCACAAATCATCAAGGTAAATCCTGCCAATGGACAAAATTGGTATATTTTATTAGAAAGTGTTTGGCGTTAGATtttctctttaattcaaatttgcatttagatgatttgattatttttcactGCTCTGAACAATTAAAGGACAAAACGCATGGTTTGAAAGGTTTTTTagtttttaattaa
- the LOC130047098 gene encoding uncharacterized protein LOC130047098 isoform X1, whose translation MDKYKYFRVWILFSSVVIHVHASTVKVEKVYLNWTYSNEACVLLDFLSVKPNFKTLVADMKQNEKYWIKDNVVERSVVTKGCQTKVNVLNSTTIEDNILSKCFQFCSESSDTVGIQENNCSCLSNLNNGFDNVCDDQCVWTNEQCKEIAAFSVYERKDYKSILSGYRFDRCITLFYTQQLFWTKTDCSKKCHYICQKNGDLLVNSQEEVTWLEAVSICARNQSVLANILPETNVKLPRNARYRLSYWVGIRQHYETVSDDKSVCHYIERYKANDILYGAETCTKELHYICLNEDTTSTSMVKPSDSTTQHPVSVTNHQGFGAHKLFKEVVESKFLLKDMRKLSPLRQTYSLGGVSQCCEQLCTEDRQLFLPIDNAQIEYDSSTL comes from the exons ATGGATAAGTACAAATATTTTCGAGTTTGGATTCTATTTTCTTCTGTTG TGATACATGTCCAtgcatcaactgtgaaagtgGAAAAAGTATACCTCAATTGGACATACTCGAACGAGGCATGTGTCTTACTGGATTTCCTTAGTGTGAAACCCAATTTTAAGACGCTTGTGGCGGacatgaaacaaaatgaaaagtaCTGGATTAAAGATAATGTGGTGGAAAGAAGCGTCGTGACCAAAG GTTGCCAGACGAAAGTAAACGTTTTGAATTCGACTACAATAGAAGACAATATTCTTTCAAAATGCTTTCAATTCTGCTCCGAATCTAGCGACACAGTTGGGATACAG GAAAACAACTGTTCCTGTCTTTCAAATCTGAATAACGGCTTCGATAATGTCTGTGATGATCAATGTGTATGGACGAACGAACAATGTAAAGAAATAGCTGCATTTTCTGTTTATGAAAGAAAAG ATTATAAAAGCATCCTGAGTGGTTATCGTTTCGACCGTTGTATTACCCTATTTTACACCCAACAACTGTTTTGGACTAAAACTGATTGCTCAAAGAAATGTCACTATATATGTCAAA AAAATGGAGATTTACTTGTAAACTCCCAAGAAGAGGTTACTTGGCTGGAGGCTGTTTCCATATGTGCTAGGAATCAATCAGTGTTGGCGAACATTCTACCAGAAACTAACGTTAAATTGCCCCGAAATGCTAGATATCGTCTATCGTATTGGGTTGGAATACGGCAACACTATGAAACAG TTTCAGATGATAAATCTGTATGCCATTACATTGAGCGTTATAAAGCAAACGATATTCTATATGGAGCAGAGACGTGTACGAAGGAGTTACACTACATTTGTTTGAATG AAGACACTACATCCACAAGTATGGTTAAACCAAGTGATTCTACAACTCAACACCCAGTATCGGTCACAAATCATCAAG GTTTCGGTGCCCACAAGCTCTTCAAAGAGGTGGTGGAGAGCAAGTTCCTGCTAAAAGATATGAGGAAGTTATCTCCCCTGCGCCAAACCTACAGCCTTGGAGGTGTTTCACAGTGTTGTGAACAGCTTTGCACCGAAGACCGCCAACTTTTTCTACCCATTGATAATGCCCAG ATTGAGTATGACAGCTCTACACTTTAA
- the LOC130047098 gene encoding uncharacterized protein LOC130047098 isoform X2: MDKYKYFRVWILFSSVVIHVHASTVKVEKVYLNWTYSNEACVLLDFLSVKPNFKTLVADMKQNEKYWIKDNVVERSVVTKGCQTKVNVLNSTTIEDNILSKCFQFCSESSDTVGIQENNCSCLSNLNNGFDNVCDDQCVWTNEQCKEIAAFSVYERKDYKSILSGYRFDRCITLFYTQQLFWTKTDCSKKCHYICQKNGDLLVNSQEEVTWLEAVSICARNQSVLANILPETNVKLPRNARYRLSYWVGIRQHYETDDKSVCHYIERYKANDILYGAETCTKELHYICLNEDTTSTSMVKPSDSTTQHPVSVTNHQGFGAHKLFKEVVESKFLLKDMRKLSPLRQTYSLGGVSQCCEQLCTEDRQLFLPIDNAQIEYDSSTL; the protein is encoded by the exons ATGGATAAGTACAAATATTTTCGAGTTTGGATTCTATTTTCTTCTGTTG TGATACATGTCCAtgcatcaactgtgaaagtgGAAAAAGTATACCTCAATTGGACATACTCGAACGAGGCATGTGTCTTACTGGATTTCCTTAGTGTGAAACCCAATTTTAAGACGCTTGTGGCGGacatgaaacaaaatgaaaagtaCTGGATTAAAGATAATGTGGTGGAAAGAAGCGTCGTGACCAAAG GTTGCCAGACGAAAGTAAACGTTTTGAATTCGACTACAATAGAAGACAATATTCTTTCAAAATGCTTTCAATTCTGCTCCGAATCTAGCGACACAGTTGGGATACAG GAAAACAACTGTTCCTGTCTTTCAAATCTGAATAACGGCTTCGATAATGTCTGTGATGATCAATGTGTATGGACGAACGAACAATGTAAAGAAATAGCTGCATTTTCTGTTTATGAAAGAAAAG ATTATAAAAGCATCCTGAGTGGTTATCGTTTCGACCGTTGTATTACCCTATTTTACACCCAACAACTGTTTTGGACTAAAACTGATTGCTCAAAGAAATGTCACTATATATGTCAAA AAAATGGAGATTTACTTGTAAACTCCCAAGAAGAGGTTACTTGGCTGGAGGCTGTTTCCATATGTGCTAGGAATCAATCAGTGTTGGCGAACATTCTACCAGAAACTAACGTTAAATTGCCCCGAAATGCTAGATATCGTCTATCGTATTGGGTTGGAATACGGCAACACTATGAAACAG ATGATAAATCTGTATGCCATTACATTGAGCGTTATAAAGCAAACGATATTCTATATGGAGCAGAGACGTGTACGAAGGAGTTACACTACATTTGTTTGAATG AAGACACTACATCCACAAGTATGGTTAAACCAAGTGATTCTACAACTCAACACCCAGTATCGGTCACAAATCATCAAG GTTTCGGTGCCCACAAGCTCTTCAAAGAGGTGGTGGAGAGCAAGTTCCTGCTAAAAGATATGAGGAAGTTATCTCCCCTGCGCCAAACCTACAGCCTTGGAGGTGTTTCACAGTGTTGTGAACAGCTTTGCACCGAAGACCGCCAACTTTTTCTACCCATTGATAATGCCCAG ATTGAGTATGACAGCTCTACACTTTAA
- the LOC130047098 gene encoding uncharacterized protein LOC130047098 isoform X3 yields MDKYKYFRVWILFSSVVIHVHASTVKVEKVYLNWTYSNEACVLLDFLSVKPNFKTLVADMKQNEKYWIKDNVVERSVVTKGCQTKVNVLNSTTIEDNILSKCFQFCSESSDTVGIQENNCSCLSNLNNGFDNVCDDQCVWTNEQCKEIAAFSVYERKDYKSILSGYRFDRCITLFYTQQLFWTKTDCSKKCHYICQKNGDLLVNSQEEVTWLEAVSICARNQSVLANILPETNVKLPRNARYRLSYWVGIRQHYETVSDDKSVCHYIERYKANDILYGAETCTKELHYICLNEDTTSTSMVKPSDSTTQHPVSVTNHQGKSCQWTKLVYFIRKCLALDFLFNSNLHLDDLIIFHCSEQLKDKTHGLKGFLVFN; encoded by the exons ATGGATAAGTACAAATATTTTCGAGTTTGGATTCTATTTTCTTCTGTTG TGATACATGTCCAtgcatcaactgtgaaagtgGAAAAAGTATACCTCAATTGGACATACTCGAACGAGGCATGTGTCTTACTGGATTTCCTTAGTGTGAAACCCAATTTTAAGACGCTTGTGGCGGacatgaaacaaaatgaaaagtaCTGGATTAAAGATAATGTGGTGGAAAGAAGCGTCGTGACCAAAG GTTGCCAGACGAAAGTAAACGTTTTGAATTCGACTACAATAGAAGACAATATTCTTTCAAAATGCTTTCAATTCTGCTCCGAATCTAGCGACACAGTTGGGATACAG GAAAACAACTGTTCCTGTCTTTCAAATCTGAATAACGGCTTCGATAATGTCTGTGATGATCAATGTGTATGGACGAACGAACAATGTAAAGAAATAGCTGCATTTTCTGTTTATGAAAGAAAAG ATTATAAAAGCATCCTGAGTGGTTATCGTTTCGACCGTTGTATTACCCTATTTTACACCCAACAACTGTTTTGGACTAAAACTGATTGCTCAAAGAAATGTCACTATATATGTCAAA AAAATGGAGATTTACTTGTAAACTCCCAAGAAGAGGTTACTTGGCTGGAGGCTGTTTCCATATGTGCTAGGAATCAATCAGTGTTGGCGAACATTCTACCAGAAACTAACGTTAAATTGCCCCGAAATGCTAGATATCGTCTATCGTATTGGGTTGGAATACGGCAACACTATGAAACAG TTTCAGATGATAAATCTGTATGCCATTACATTGAGCGTTATAAAGCAAACGATATTCTATATGGAGCAGAGACGTGTACGAAGGAGTTACACTACATTTGTTTGAATG AAGACACTACATCCACAAGTATGGTTAAACCAAGTGATTCTACAACTCAACACCCAGTATCGGTCACAAATCATCAAGGTAAATCCTGCCAATGGACAAAATTGGTATATTTTATTAGAAAGTGTTTGGCGTTAGATtttctctttaattcaaatttgcatttagatgatttgattatttttcactGCTCTGAACAATTAAAGGACAAAACGCATGGTTTGAAAGGTTTTTTagtttttaattaa